One part of the Leeia speluncae genome encodes these proteins:
- the fdhF gene encoding formate dehydrogenase subunit alpha gives MTCSHIQELDHGTPLRKSEHMVTLEIDGESVCVPEGTSIMRAAMEMGTKIPKLCATDSLEPFGSCRMCLVEIEGRRGYPASCTTPVAPGLKVKTQSPKLADLRRGVMELYISDHPLDCLTCSANGNCELQDTAGEVGLREVRYGFDGANHLKAEKDESNPYFTYDPSKCIVCNRCVRACEETQGTFALTIDGRGFASRVSAAGGDNFLDSECVSCGACVEACPTATLMEKSVIKIGQAEHAIETTCAYCGVGCSFKAEMRGNELVRMTPSKNGQANQGHSCVKGRFAWGYATHPDRITKPMIRKNITDPWTEVSWDEAINYAASEFKRIQAKYGRNSVGGITSSRCTNEETYLVQKLIRAAFGNNNVDTCARVCHSPTGYGLKQTLGESAGTQTFESVMKSDVVIVMGANPTDGHPVFASILKRRLRQGAKLIVIDPRRIDLIDTHHGRAQYHLPLRPGTNVAMLNALSHVIATEGLIAEEFVAERCDMVSFNKWREFVSQAENSPEALESITGVPAADVRAAARLYAEAGNGAIYYGLGVTEHSQGSTTVMGIANLAMATGNVGREGVGVNPLRGQNNVQGSCDMGSFPHEFPGYRHVSDLATRELFENAWGVPLQSEPGLRIPNMFEAALDGSFLGLYCEGEDIAQSDPNTQHVTAALSAMECIVVQDIFLNETAKFAHVFLPGSSFLEKDGTFTNAERRISRVRKVMPPLAGKADWEVTVELAKALGFEMHYKHPSEIMDEIARLTPTFSGVSYEKLEQLGSIQWPCNDEAPEGTPTMHIDEFVRGKGRFMLTRYQPTDERASKRFPLLLTTGRILSQYNVGAQTRRTDNTAWHPEDVIELHPVDAEERGISDGDWVGVASRAGETVLHARVSDRMQPGVVYTTFHFPESGANVITTDNSDWATNCPEYKVTAVELIKVSQPSEWQKRYREFSEQQAELLAARKANRTPA, from the coding sequence ATGACCTGCAGCCACATTCAAGAATTGGATCATGGAACGCCGCTACGCAAAAGCGAGCACATGGTTACCCTAGAGATTGACGGCGAAAGCGTGTGTGTACCAGAAGGTACCTCGATTATGCGTGCCGCCATGGAGATGGGGACAAAGATTCCTAAACTCTGTGCGACAGATAGCCTAGAGCCATTTGGTTCTTGCCGGATGTGTTTGGTCGAGATTGAAGGCCGTCGTGGTTACCCTGCTTCTTGTACCACACCGGTTGCGCCTGGCTTAAAAGTAAAAACGCAGTCACCTAAGTTGGCAGATTTACGCCGTGGTGTGATGGAACTTTATATTTCTGATCACCCGTTAGATTGCTTAACGTGTTCTGCAAATGGTAATTGCGAATTACAAGATACCGCTGGTGAAGTGGGCTTGCGTGAAGTGCGCTATGGCTTTGATGGTGCAAACCACTTAAAAGCAGAAAAAGACGAATCTAATCCGTATTTCACATACGATCCTTCTAAATGTATCGTGTGTAATCGCTGCGTACGCGCTTGTGAAGAAACACAAGGTACATTTGCCTTAACCATTGATGGTCGTGGTTTTGCGTCTCGCGTATCTGCTGCGGGTGGCGATAATTTCCTTGATTCTGAGTGTGTGTCTTGTGGCGCGTGTGTGGAAGCTTGTCCAACCGCAACCTTAATGGAAAAGTCTGTTATCAAGATTGGCCAAGCAGAACATGCAATTGAAACCACCTGTGCATATTGTGGGGTAGGGTGTTCATTCAAAGCTGAGATGCGCGGAAATGAATTAGTTCGCATGACGCCAAGTAAGAATGGCCAAGCAAACCAAGGCCATTCTTGCGTGAAAGGTCGTTTTGCATGGGGTTATGCAACACACCCAGACCGCATTACAAAGCCAATGATTCGTAAGAACATCACCGATCCTTGGACAGAAGTCAGCTGGGATGAGGCGATTAACTACGCGGCAAGTGAATTCAAGCGCATTCAGGCAAAGTATGGCCGTAACTCGGTTGGTGGTATTACCTCTTCTCGTTGTACCAACGAAGAAACCTACTTGGTTCAGAAACTGATTCGTGCCGCGTTTGGTAACAACAACGTAGATACCTGCGCTCGTGTTTGCCATTCTCCAACTGGTTATGGTCTAAAACAAACCTTGGGTGAGTCAGCCGGTACACAGACATTTGAATCGGTGATGAAGTCTGACGTGGTAATTGTGATGGGTGCTAACCCAACCGATGGTCACCCAGTATTTGCATCTATCTTGAAGCGTCGCCTTCGCCAAGGCGCGAAGCTGATTGTGATTGACCCACGCCGCATTGATTTGATTGATACTCATCACGGGCGTGCGCAATATCACTTGCCGCTGCGTCCGGGTACTAACGTCGCGATGCTGAATGCCTTGTCTCATGTCATTGCGACAGAAGGCCTGATTGCGGAAGAGTTTGTGGCAGAGCGCTGCGATATGGTGTCATTTAACAAATGGCGTGAATTCGTTAGCCAAGCAGAAAATTCTCCAGAAGCACTAGAAAGCATTACTGGTGTGCCTGCGGCCGATGTTCGTGCAGCTGCGCGTCTGTATGCGGAAGCTGGTAATGGCGCGATTTACTACGGCTTGGGCGTAACAGAGCATAGCCAAGGTTCTACCACCGTGATGGGGATTGCTAACCTAGCCATGGCAACCGGTAATGTTGGTCGTGAAGGCGTTGGTGTTAATCCGCTACGTGGACAGAACAACGTGCAGGGCTCTTGCGATATGGGATCTTTCCCGCATGAGTTCCCGGGCTATCGTCACGTAAGTGATTTGGCGACCCGTGAGCTATTTGAAAATGCATGGGGCGTACCGCTACAGTCTGAACCGGGTCTTCGTATTCCAAACATGTTTGAAGCCGCGCTAGATGGTAGCTTCCTTGGTTTGTATTGCGAAGGGGAAGACATTGCACAGAGTGACCCGAACACCCAGCACGTTACCGCTGCGTTAAGCGCAATGGAATGTATAGTGGTTCAGGATATCTTCTTGAATGAAACAGCTAAGTTTGCCCACGTGTTCTTGCCGGGTAGTTCTTTCCTAGAGAAAGACGGCACATTTACCAATGCAGAACGTCGTATTTCACGCGTTCGTAAAGTAATGCCGCCATTGGCCGGCAAAGCCGATTGGGAAGTAACCGTTGAGCTGGCAAAAGCGCTAGGGTTTGAGATGCACTACAAGCATCCATCCGAAATCATGGATGAAATTGCAAGGCTCACCCCAACGTTCAGCGGCGTTTCTTACGAGAAGCTAGAACAACTAGGTAGTATCCAGTGGCCATGTAACGATGAAGCGCCAGAAGGTACGCCAACTATGCACATTGATGAGTTTGTGCGTGGTAAAGGCCGCTTTATGCTGACCCGTTACCAACCAACGGATGAACGCGCAAGCAAACGCTTCCCGCTACTATTGACGACTGGCCGTATTCTTAGCCAGTACAACGTGGGTGCGCAAACTCGCCGTACCGATAACACCGCATGGCATCCGGAAGACGTGATCGAATTGCATCCAGTGGATGCAGAAGAACGCGGCATTTCTGATGGTGATTGGGTGGGTGTGGCTAGCCGAGCAGGGGAAACCGTATTGCATGCGCGTGTGTCTGATCGGATGCAGCCGGGCGTTGTGTATACGACGTTCCACTTCCCAGAATCTGGCGCCAATGTGATCACTACCGATAACTCTGACTGGGCGACAAACTGCCCTGAGTACAAAGTAACGGCGGTGGAGCTCATTAAGGTAAGCCAGCCATCTGAATGGCAAAAACGCTATCGCGAATTCTCTGAGCAGCAAGCTGAATTGCTGGCCGCGAGAAAAGCGAACCGCACACCGGCATAA
- the fdhD gene encoding formate dehydrogenase accessory sulfurtransferase FdhD: protein MLDQVKAAVSVSQIQQGEAETADDWLATEVPVALEYNGISHVVLMATPDQLAALGLGFSLSEQIIQHPQELFDVEVIEAADGWRIQMEIATPRFLALKERRRQLTGRTGCGLCGTESLADVWRQLPAKPAGELAVLPTPDYQTIRDAFDAFSQKQPLFAATGACHGAAWLDANSMVSIVCEDVGRHNALDKLIGTVVRQSETQLSAGSLLLTSRASVEMVQKSAVMGIRQVIVLSAPTALAVEIAHRAGISLIRYQPGKRRLVVF, encoded by the coding sequence ATGCTGGATCAGGTGAAAGCAGCGGTTTCTGTTTCTCAAATTCAACAAGGAGAGGCAGAAACGGCTGATGATTGGCTAGCAACAGAAGTACCGGTTGCGCTGGAGTACAACGGGATTAGTCACGTTGTACTCATGGCTACCCCAGACCAATTAGCGGCACTTGGCTTGGGGTTTAGCTTGTCAGAACAGATTATTCAGCATCCCCAAGAATTATTTGATGTAGAAGTGATTGAAGCAGCTGACGGGTGGCGGATCCAAATGGAAATTGCCACTCCACGCTTTTTAGCACTGAAAGAGCGTAGACGCCAACTAACAGGGCGAACTGGCTGCGGCTTATGTGGCACCGAATCGCTTGCCGATGTGTGGCGGCAATTACCAGCAAAACCGGCAGGTGAGTTAGCCGTACTGCCAACCCCTGATTATCAAACGATACGGGACGCGTTTGACGCATTTAGCCAAAAGCAGCCGTTATTTGCTGCTACGGGTGCATGTCATGGCGCAGCTTGGTTAGATGCCAATTCAATGGTATCGATTGTGTGTGAAGATGTGGGTAGGCACAACGCCTTAGATAAACTGATTGGCACAGTGGTTCGCCAATCAGAAACGCAGCTGTCAGCAGGCTCCTTGCTACTAACTAGCCGAGCGAGTGTGGAGATGGTGCAAAAATCGGCGGTGATGGGGATTCGACAAGTGATTGTGTTATCTGCGCCGACCGCATTAGCAGTGGAAATTGCGCACCGAGCAGGGATTAGCCTAATTCGCTATCAGCCTGGAAAAAGACGCTTAGTGGTTTTTTGA
- a CDS encoding formate dehydrogenase subunit delta, whose product MHIENLIKMANQIGQFFDADPDHALAVEEIRQHLIKFWAPQMRKQIQDYVLAGGEGIGARAKEAIETLPTPVVG is encoded by the coding sequence ATGCATATTGAAAACCTGATCAAAATGGCAAACCAAATTGGCCAATTTTTTGATGCAGACCCTGACCATGCGTTGGCGGTAGAAGAGATTCGTCAGCATCTAATTAAGTTTTGGGCGCCGCAAATGCGTAAGCAAATTCAAGACTATGTGCTAGCTGGCGGTGAAGGGATTGGCGCAAGAGCAAAAGAGGCAATCGAGACGCTACCGACCCCTGTGGTTGGGTAA
- a CDS encoding helix-turn-helix transcriptional regulator encodes MNQIICFLRLPDVLRIIPVCRATWYNGIKQGRFTAPVKCGARLSMWRMSDIQKLVVDISNSNIQ; translated from the coding sequence ATGAACCAAATCATTTGTTTTTTAAGGTTGCCAGATGTACTAAGGATTATTCCGGTTTGCAGGGCTACTTGGTACAACGGGATAAAGCAAGGAAGGTTTACCGCTCCTGTAAAATGTGGAGCTCGTCTTTCTATGTGGCGTATGAGTGATATCCAAAAACTTGTGGTCGATATCAGTAACTCTAATATCCAATGA
- a CDS encoding MFS transporter: MSSLYLMDAHQHSAPPENGDKWRLRFWSIFIGQGLSLCGSALTQFVLLWWITDTTGNVSDLAIAGVAAMLPQALLSPLGGVFSDRYSRRVLMILADVISALCMVVLIILFLTAHIALWHAWVMMAIRSAMQAFQMPAAAASIYMLVPRQFLPRATGFEHALQSLTVVTAAPLGAMAIGAMPIGWALAIDVCTAICGVLPLLCFRIPQIFTPNQSRPGILVEFKEGLSAVRNTPGLVALFILLATTVLVIMPAFTLLPMLVKQHFSGSPTQVAWMEGLSGIGMVIGGVAVGAMVPQRPILWILVGFACSCFSIALTALVPGNLFGVAVAWWVMSGVFFIFGDVPLTTMLQTLVPNQLQGRVFSILNAIMSLSAPVGLLVITPLSETLGVRWIFILSGCLGGFISIIGFLFPSLQRLGQSNGKHSGID; this comes from the coding sequence ATGAGCTCACTTTACCTGATGGATGCCCACCAACACTCTGCGCCTCCAGAAAATGGAGACAAATGGAGGCTACGGTTTTGGTCGATCTTTATCGGACAAGGGCTTTCACTGTGCGGCTCAGCGCTGACACAGTTTGTTTTGTTATGGTGGATTACTGATACAACCGGCAATGTGAGCGACTTAGCGATTGCTGGCGTCGCTGCAATGCTTCCCCAGGCGCTACTGAGCCCCTTGGGTGGTGTGTTTTCCGACCGCTATAGTCGCCGCGTGCTCATGATCTTGGCAGATGTAATAAGCGCATTGTGTATGGTTGTGCTGATTATTTTGTTTCTGACCGCCCACATAGCGCTTTGGCATGCTTGGGTCATGATGGCCATCAGAAGTGCCATGCAGGCATTTCAAATGCCTGCTGCCGCTGCGAGTATTTACATGTTGGTGCCCCGGCAATTCTTGCCAAGAGCAACTGGCTTCGAGCATGCATTGCAAAGCCTGACAGTTGTGACCGCCGCTCCTCTTGGGGCGATGGCAATCGGTGCTATGCCAATTGGCTGGGCACTCGCGATTGATGTGTGTACTGCGATATGCGGAGTATTGCCCCTGCTTTGTTTTCGTATTCCTCAGATCTTTACTCCCAATCAATCTCGCCCAGGGATATTGGTAGAGTTCAAAGAAGGACTGAGTGCGGTTCGTAATACACCAGGTTTGGTTGCGCTGTTTATCTTGCTTGCAACTACTGTTCTGGTCATCATGCCCGCATTTACCCTACTGCCAATGTTAGTAAAACAGCACTTCAGTGGCAGCCCAACTCAGGTGGCATGGATGGAAGGGCTATCGGGTATCGGGATGGTAATCGGTGGTGTCGCCGTTGGTGCAATGGTGCCGCAGCGACCTATTCTTTGGATACTTGTTGGATTTGCTTGCTCTTGTTTCTCGATTGCTTTAACCGCCTTGGTGCCGGGCAACTTGTTTGGTGTGGCTGTTGCATGGTGGGTAATGAGTGGGGTGTTCTTCATTTTTGGCGATGTACCTCTGACAACGATGCTTCAGACACTTGTTCCTAATCAGTTACAAGGCAGAGTATTTTCAATCCTGAATGCAATCATGAGTCTTTCAGCTCCAGTTGGCTTATTAGTGATTACACCATTGAGCGAAACATTGGGGGTTCGCTGGATTTTTATTCTTTCGGGTTGTCTAGGTGGCTTTATTTCCATCATTGGATTTTTGTTTCCATCTCTACAAAGATTAGGACAATCTAATGGAAAGCATTCGGGGATAGATTAG
- a CDS encoding efflux transporter outer membrane subunit, translated as MKFQILSSVMLGMTLTACSLTPQLTMPVAPIPKHYPAVNLGDQRAGIVPLDWTNVFTDPYLQQLIPQALENNRDLRLATLDVAVVQAQYGIQRSTMLPAIDVAISETRQRSNSSGTGATVSAQKNISLGISAYEIDLFSRASSMTDAAFARFLSSEYGRNSAQISLVSAIADAYHAVLLARDQLQLAKQTLKDWQQSLNLARQLKEAKQNSGLDVAQAEGQVAIAEADCESRTRALALAHHALQLLVGKELTREMDSAPKLEQLPRPFFPTGLPSDLLTNRPDILQAEQNLRAANADIGAARAAFFPRLSLTTSVGYGSSEMHNLFDRDNRSWIFAPQITIPIFSAGRLRAELRLSELRKSIAVVEYERAIQIAFREVSDGLVGRETFTRQFAAQQRVVDNAAKRLELSTLRYRAGVDSRLEVLDAQRQLYAAQQALLDLRGAELSNAVSLYKALGGGAVPSLRSQLE; from the coding sequence ATGAAGTTCCAGATTTTATCTTCAGTGATGTTGGGAATGACATTAACTGCCTGCTCACTTACCCCCCAATTGACGATGCCAGTAGCGCCAATTCCAAAACACTACCCTGCGGTAAACCTAGGTGATCAACGAGCAGGAATAGTGCCGCTTGACTGGACAAACGTGTTTACAGATCCTTATTTACAACAGTTGATTCCGCAAGCACTGGAAAACAATCGTGACTTAAGATTGGCTACTTTAGATGTTGCTGTGGTCCAGGCGCAATATGGCATCCAGCGTTCGACTATGTTACCGGCTATTGATGTAGCAATCAGTGAAACGCGACAGCGCAGTAACTCATCTGGTACAGGGGCCACGGTGAGTGCTCAGAAAAATATCAGTCTTGGAATCAGTGCATATGAGATCGATCTTTTTTCACGCGCTAGTTCGATGACAGATGCCGCATTTGCACGTTTTTTGTCGAGTGAATATGGTAGAAACTCCGCTCAGATTTCGCTGGTGAGTGCGATTGCAGATGCCTATCATGCGGTTTTGCTAGCGCGTGACCAGTTGCAACTAGCAAAACAAACCCTAAAAGATTGGCAGCAGTCACTAAATTTAGCACGCCAGCTTAAGGAGGCAAAGCAGAACAGTGGTCTTGATGTTGCACAAGCTGAAGGACAGGTTGCCATTGCTGAGGCAGATTGTGAATCGCGGACCCGGGCACTCGCATTGGCTCATCATGCCTTACAGTTGTTGGTTGGAAAAGAGCTAACACGGGAGATGGATTCGGCACCCAAACTTGAGCAATTGCCACGGCCGTTCTTCCCGACTGGCTTGCCATCAGACTTACTGACGAATCGACCAGACATATTACAAGCAGAGCAAAATTTGCGTGCAGCAAATGCGGATATTGGCGCGGCGCGTGCTGCATTTTTCCCACGCCTTTCTTTAACAACCTCTGTCGGGTACGGCAGTTCGGAAATGCATAACTTATTTGATAGGGATAATCGATCATGGATTTTTGCGCCACAAATAACCATTCCAATTTTTAGTGCGGGCAGGTTAAGGGCTGAGTTACGTCTGTCTGAGCTCAGAAAGTCTATTGCAGTTGTTGAGTATGAGAGAGCTATTCAAATTGCATTTCGGGAGGTATCTGATGGATTAGTAGGGCGAGAGACTTTTACACGTCAATTCGCTGCACAGCAACGTGTGGTGGATAATGCAGCAAAACGGCTGGAGCTTTCTACTCTGCGTTATCGTGCGGGGGTTGATAGTCGGTTAGAGGTACTGGATGCTCAACGGCAACTATATGCAGCACAGCAAGCTTTATTAGATTTGCGAGGTGCTGAATTGAGTAATGCAGTTTCATTGTATAAAGCATTAGGTGGTGGTGCTGTTCCTTCCTTGCGCTCTCAATTGGAGTAA
- a CDS encoding multidrug efflux RND transporter permease subunit — MAKFFIFRPVFAWVIAFFIILFGLMAIPNLPVARYPSVAPPSVSITASYPGASPQAMNDSVLSLIEREISAVKNLLYFESSTDTSGSASITVTFKPGTNPEMAQVDVQNRLKSIESRLPLPVRQNGLSVDSASSGFLMIVGLRSENGQFSEAELSNYMARNMVEELRRIDGVGRVQLFGAEQAMRIWVDPAKLIAYGLTMSDLSTAISQQNIQISPGIIGAAPISAGQRVAVPLTVEGQLTNPNEFANIVLKSNAKGSKVVIGDVARVEIGSQSYGFDNRENGKSATSAAIQLAPGANAVKTAEAVKLRLQELAPSMPKGISYSIPFDTAPFVKISIEKVIHTLIEAMVLVFLVMFLFLQNIRYTLIPAIVAPIALLGTFTVMLLCGSSINVLTMFGMVLGIGIIVDDAIVVVENVERIMAQEGLSPREATIKAMKEITGAVIGITLVLTAVFIPMAFASGSVGVIYQQFSLSMAVSILFSAFLALTLTPALCATLLKPLDTAHANKRGFFGWFNRQFERLVQNYELRVSKLILRAGRVMLVFVGLIGLLLLGFRQLPSAFLPDEDQGYFMTVFQLPSDATTERTLEVVDRFEKYVLTRPAVASTLSVLGFGFSGSGANTAMTFTTLKDGDKREGATVQSELASAWEATASLGEGKIMHMSPPAIEELGTSSGFTLRLQDRANQGEKALKAAEAKLLDLAAKSSLVTDVYPDGLPPGTSIRLEIDRQKAEALGVAFIAISDTLSTAIGSLYVNDFPNEGRMQQVIIQADAPARMQIEDVLKLYVRNTQGGMVPLSEVVRPVWSETPLQMVRYQGFPATQISGSAAKGTSSGEAMAEMERLAKQLPPGFSVAWTGQSLQERQSATQAPMLMMLSIVVVFLVLAALYESWSIPLSVIMVVPLGLLGAVVAVLIRGLPNDVFFKVGMITVIGLSAKNAILIVEVAKQLREQGKSLSESVLTAARLRLRPILMTSLAFGLGVVPLMFAIGASSETQHAIGTGVFGGMLSATVLAIFFVPVFFVFVMRAQEKLRSRQSIGKTHEVIVHKESI, encoded by the coding sequence ATGGCCAAGTTTTTTATCTTTCGCCCAGTATTTGCTTGGGTGATTGCATTTTTCATTATTTTATTTGGGTTGATGGCAATTCCCAATCTCCCTGTTGCTCGATATCCCTCTGTGGCACCACCTAGTGTTTCCATTACAGCAAGTTACCCAGGGGCGAGCCCTCAAGCGATGAACGACAGTGTACTTAGCCTGATCGAGCGTGAAATCTCTGCTGTGAAGAATTTGTTGTATTTCGAGTCTTCTACCGATACTTCGGGCTCAGCATCTATTACTGTTACCTTCAAGCCTGGGACCAATCCTGAGATGGCTCAAGTCGATGTACAGAATCGACTGAAATCAATTGAGTCTCGCTTGCCTCTACCCGTTCGCCAAAATGGCTTGAGTGTTGACTCCGCTTCTTCTGGTTTCCTGATGATTGTTGGGTTGCGGTCCGAGAATGGTCAGTTCAGTGAGGCCGAGCTCAGTAATTATATGGCACGAAATATGGTTGAAGAGTTACGCCGTATTGATGGGGTCGGGCGGGTGCAACTATTCGGTGCCGAGCAGGCAATGCGCATCTGGGTCGATCCCGCTAAGCTGATTGCTTACGGGTTAACCATGTCAGATCTATCGACTGCCATTAGCCAACAAAATATTCAGATTTCCCCGGGAATCATCGGTGCGGCACCAATTAGCGCTGGTCAGCGTGTTGCTGTGCCGTTAACTGTCGAAGGGCAACTAACTAACCCCAATGAATTTGCCAACATTGTACTGAAGTCTAATGCAAAGGGTTCCAAAGTCGTGATTGGCGATGTTGCCCGAGTTGAGATTGGATCACAGTCCTACGGATTTGATAACCGAGAAAATGGTAAGAGTGCAACCTCTGCTGCGATTCAACTCGCTCCTGGTGCAAATGCGGTGAAGACCGCAGAGGCAGTCAAACTTCGCCTGCAAGAACTAGCTCCATCTATGCCTAAGGGGATAAGTTACTCGATTCCGTTTGATACAGCCCCTTTTGTAAAAATTTCCATCGAGAAAGTGATTCATACACTCATTGAGGCGATGGTACTAGTCTTTCTGGTGATGTTTCTTTTTTTACAGAATATCCGGTATACCCTCATTCCTGCAATCGTTGCACCGATCGCATTGCTTGGTACATTTACCGTGATGTTGTTGTGTGGCTCATCCATCAACGTGTTGACAATGTTTGGCATGGTGTTGGGGATTGGCATTATCGTTGATGATGCCATTGTCGTCGTTGAGAATGTTGAGCGCATCATGGCACAAGAGGGGTTATCGCCCCGAGAGGCTACCATCAAGGCGATGAAAGAAATTACCGGCGCAGTGATCGGTATAACCTTGGTTCTGACTGCTGTATTCATTCCAATGGCGTTTGCGAGTGGTTCTGTTGGCGTCATTTATCAGCAGTTTAGTCTGTCCATGGCAGTGTCTATTTTATTCTCAGCGTTCCTTGCTTTAACCCTTACACCTGCGTTGTGTGCCACGCTACTTAAACCGCTCGATACAGCACATGCGAATAAACGGGGGTTCTTTGGCTGGTTTAACCGCCAGTTTGAACGTCTTGTTCAAAACTATGAGTTGCGGGTAAGTAAGCTAATTTTACGAGCGGGCCGAGTAATGCTCGTCTTCGTCGGGCTGATTGGTTTGTTACTGCTGGGCTTTAGGCAGTTACCTAGCGCATTTTTGCCCGATGAAGACCAAGGGTATTTCATGACTGTTTTTCAGTTACCTTCAGATGCAACTACCGAGCGGACGCTGGAGGTGGTTGATCGGTTTGAGAAATACGTCCTGACTCGTCCTGCAGTGGCATCCACCTTGTCAGTACTGGGGTTTGGTTTCTCTGGTTCAGGTGCTAATACTGCCATGACCTTTACTACCTTAAAGGATGGAGATAAGAGGGAAGGTGCGACTGTTCAGTCCGAGCTTGCTTCAGCTTGGGAAGCCACCGCCAGCCTAGGAGAAGGAAAGATAATGCATATGTCTCCACCGGCGATTGAGGAGTTAGGTACAAGCTCGGGGTTCACATTGCGTTTGCAGGATCGTGCTAATCAAGGGGAAAAGGCCCTCAAAGCGGCGGAGGCAAAGCTACTTGATCTAGCTGCCAAAAGTTCGTTGGTGACAGACGTCTATCCAGATGGGCTTCCTCCTGGTACTAGCATTCGCCTAGAGATAGACCGACAAAAGGCAGAGGCATTAGGGGTGGCATTCATTGCGATCAGCGATACCTTGTCTACAGCGATTGGTTCTCTTTATGTGAATGACTTTCCTAATGAGGGTCGAATGCAACAAGTCATTATCCAGGCAGATGCACCGGCTCGTATGCAAATTGAGGATGTCCTTAAGTTATATGTACGGAATACCCAAGGTGGCATGGTGCCATTATCCGAGGTAGTTCGTCCTGTATGGAGTGAAACACCTCTTCAAATGGTCCGCTATCAAGGTTTTCCTGCCACACAAATTTCAGGTAGTGCGGCCAAAGGTACTTCCAGCGGTGAAGCAATGGCCGAAATGGAGCGTTTGGCAAAGCAACTTCCTCCTGGTTTTAGTGTCGCCTGGACTGGACAATCTTTACAGGAACGACAATCTGCTACGCAGGCGCCGATGTTAATGATGTTATCCATCGTGGTGGTTTTTCTTGTCCTGGCTGCGCTCTACGAAAGCTGGAGTATCCCTCTATCGGTCATTATGGTTGTGCCATTAGGGTTGCTGGGAGCTGTTGTTGCTGTCTTGATTCGAGGATTGCCGAATGATGTATTTTTTAAAGTCGGCATGATCACTGTGATTGGATTATCTGCAAAAAATGCCATTCTTATCGTTGAGGTAGCTAAGCAATTGCGTGAGCAAGGCAAAAGTTTAAGTGAGTCGGTGCTGACTGCTGCCCGCCTTCGATTGCGCCCCATTTTGATGACTTCATTAGCATTTGGATTAGGGGTTGTTCCGCTAATGTTTGCAATTGGTGCGAGCTCAGAAACTCAGCATGCCATTGGCACCGGTGTGTTTGGGGGCATGTTAAGTGCAACGGTATTAGCAATCTTTTTCGTTCCAGTATTTTTTGTGTTTGTCATGCGTGCACAAGAAAAACTTCGCTCACGGCAATCTATCGGCAAGACCCATGAGGTGATTGTTCATAAGGAGTCAATTTAA